The following coding sequences lie in one Maribacter forsetii DSM 18668 genomic window:
- a CDS encoding DUF721 domain-containing protein, whose protein sequence is MASRGNDNTSMKDALSAFIQKNKLEKGIDKVDAREAWAKLMGNGVNNYTTEIELKFGTLYVALSSSVLRDELSMGKSKIVRMLNEEIGKEVVKKLVLR, encoded by the coding sequence ATGGCAAGTAGAGGCAACGACAACACTTCAATGAAAGATGCACTTTCCGCATTTATTCAAAAGAATAAATTGGAAAAAGGAATAGATAAGGTCGACGCCAGAGAAGCATGGGCTAAGCTTATGGGTAACGGTGTTAATAATTACACTACAGAAATAGAATTAAAATTCGGTACGCTTTACGTAGCGTTAAGCTCTTCTGTATTACGCGATGAATTAAGCATGGGCAAATCTAAAATAGTCCGAATGCTTAACGAAGAAATTGGAAAAGAAGTCGTAAAAAAACTCGT
- a CDS encoding lipocalin family protein → MMKKLLIICSLILISCNSKIDKNQLHLLNGYWEIKEVTFKDGAKKEYSINSTIDYIKLDSLKGFRKKVDPKFNGTFETSNDAEPFTIRISNDSIFMGYNNNANTWEEVLTELSKDSFKVKNNQGITYTYNKFEPINITP, encoded by the coding sequence ATGATGAAAAAATTACTGATAATTTGTTCTTTGATTCTTATTTCTTGCAATTCAAAAATTGATAAGAATCAGTTGCATTTACTAAATGGGTATTGGGAAATCAAGGAAGTTACTTTTAAAGACGGAGCTAAAAAAGAATACTCAATTAACAGTACTATTGACTATATAAAGTTAGATTCGTTAAAAGGGTTCAGAAAAAAAGTAGACCCTAAATTTAATGGTACTTTTGAAACTTCTAATGATGCCGAGCCTTTTACAATTAGAATTTCTAACGATTCTATATTCATGGGCTACAATAATAATGCTAACACTTGGGAAGAGGTATTGACAGAATTATCAAAAGATAGCTTTAAGGTAAAGAACAACCAAGGTATCACCTATACATACAACAAATTTGAACCTATAAACATAACCCCATAA
- the recF gene encoding DNA replication/repair protein RecF (All proteins in this family for which functions are known are DNA-binding proteins that assist the filamentation of RecA onto DNA for the initiation of recombination or recombinational repair.), whose product MLLRQLSLINYKNFESKELLFDAKINCFVGDNGIGKTNILDSIYHLSFGKSYFNPVSSQNIRHGSDFFVIDGTFEKEGREEKIVCSLKKNNKKIIKRNGKAYDRFADHIGLLPLVIISPADRDLIIEGSDTRRKFIDGVISQSDKSYLQNLINYNKVVSQRNALLKYFAANRTFNKDTLAVYNEQMETYGTEIFKKRTSFLEAFIPIFQEQYKSITGNTEDVSLSYNSKLKDYDLLTLLNKNLDKDRALQYTSVGVHKDDLSFEISNYPIKKFGSQGQQKSFLIALKFAQFHFMKSQSGTTPILILDDIFDKLDEHRVSHIITLVNNENFGQIFISDTHADRTESVVKKIHQSYKIFKL is encoded by the coding sequence ATGCTACTGAGACAATTATCATTGATCAATTACAAAAATTTTGAGTCCAAAGAATTGTTGTTCGATGCTAAAATAAATTGTTTTGTAGGTGATAACGGAATTGGAAAAACAAACATTCTTGACTCTATCTACCATTTATCATTTGGCAAGAGTTACTTTAACCCCGTTTCTTCTCAAAACATTCGTCACGGATCAGATTTCTTTGTAATTGACGGCACTTTTGAAAAAGAGGGAAGAGAAGAAAAAATTGTCTGCAGCTTAAAGAAGAACAATAAGAAAATTATAAAACGAAACGGCAAAGCCTATGACCGTTTTGCCGACCACATTGGTCTTTTGCCTTTGGTTATTATCTCTCCGGCAGATAGAGACCTTATCATAGAAGGCAGCGATACACGTAGAAAGTTCATTGACGGTGTTATCTCTCAATCGGACAAAAGTTATTTACAAAACCTCATCAATTACAACAAGGTAGTTTCTCAAAGAAATGCCTTGCTTAAATACTTTGCGGCTAATAGAACTTTCAATAAGGATACTTTGGCGGTCTACAATGAGCAGATGGAGACGTATGGTACTGAAATCTTTAAAAAAAGAACATCTTTCCTAGAAGCCTTTATTCCTATTTTTCAAGAACAATATAAATCTATTACCGGCAATACAGAAGATGTTTCCCTTTCCTATAATAGCAAATTGAAAGATTATGATTTGCTAACGCTGTTAAACAAAAATCTAGACAAAGACAGAGCTTTACAATATACTAGCGTAGGTGTGCATAAAGATGACCTTAGTTTTGAAATCAGCAACTATCCTATTAAGAAATTTGGCAGCCAAGGTCAACAGAAGTCTTTTTTAATAGCTTTAAAATTTGCCCAGTTTCATTTTATGAAATCTCAAAGTGGCACTACCCCTATATTAATTTTAGATGATATTTTTGATAAGCTGGATGAGCACCGGGTCTCTCACATCATCACTTTGGTAAACAATGAAAATTTTGGGCAGATCTTTATAAGTGATACACATGCTGACAGAACCGAAAGTGTTGTTAAAAAAATTCATCAATCGTATAAAATATTTAAATTGTAA